The Picrophilus oshimae DSM 9789 genome includes a window with the following:
- a CDS encoding NADH-quinone oxidoreductase subunit M, whose product MMSLLFLIFILTIIATAATYFIKRYHRAFGIISFFILFLIFAVYSILTFSSYHSGIMDASQFPLAVNKYIDIDFSIGLTGLTASLSAVAYIITIFALLISNMEDSISTGLIATAGLGLIGLFISRDFLFFFIFWEIAILAVFFIIYRYGRLQRRSISIKFFIYMHVGSLFLLLGFFALATYYYIDFHIISFSFQQLLNYTFFSTIPVFGAGFIIFSLLLVFLIKLPIFPLHGWLADSYNSAPYSGTVMLAGGLGMMGGYGLFGIMYPLLINVLSHDVSYILIGLGILSLIYFSTASVFQESIKMMLAYLSAADLSFVLISFGVSLISHGKVSVLAASGGMYQIIAASFLITMAFASLFIIYKKTGTEMIYRLGGITRNAPFLAGFTLMAFVGILGLPGFTPFISEFSIIISSFQSIGAFSIIIVIGLMIIAASLIWAAQRALFGPYNENLGSIKDLNKPEFLILLGLFALAVLSGIYPDIFFKIISIYAGGVI is encoded by the coding sequence ATGATGTCATTGCTTTTTTTAATATTCATATTAACAATAATTGCAACTGCTGCAACATACTTCATTAAAAGATATCACAGGGCTTTTGGAATAATATCATTCTTCATTTTATTCTTGATTTTCGCTGTTTATTCTATTTTAACATTTTCATCCTATCATTCAGGCATAATGGATGCATCACAGTTCCCGCTTGCAGTTAATAAATACATAGACATAGATTTTAGCATAGGTTTAACCGGCTTAACAGCTTCGCTAAGCGCCGTTGCATATATAATAACAATCTTTGCGCTTTTAATATCAAACATGGAGGATAGTATATCAACCGGTTTGATAGCAACCGCAGGCCTTGGTCTTATAGGTCTTTTTATCTCCAGGGACTTTCTTTTCTTCTTTATATTCTGGGAGATAGCAATACTTGCTGTTTTCTTTATAATTTACAGGTACGGCAGGCTACAGAGGCGCTCAATTTCAATAAAGTTCTTTATATACATGCATGTTGGCTCTCTCTTTCTATTGCTTGGATTCTTTGCACTTGCAACCTACTATTACATAGATTTTCATATAATATCATTTTCATTCCAGCAGCTTCTGAACTATACATTCTTTTCAACAATACCTGTATTTGGCGCCGGTTTTATAATATTCTCGCTGCTCCTGGTATTTTTAATAAAATTGCCGATCTTTCCATTGCATGGATGGCTTGCAGATTCATACAATTCAGCGCCATACTCCGGAACGGTGATGCTTGCAGGTGGCCTTGGTATGATGGGGGGCTATGGTCTATTCGGCATAATGTACCCACTTTTAATAAACGTATTATCGCATGATGTTTCATATATATTAATAGGCCTTGGCATACTGAGTTTAATATACTTTTCAACAGCCTCTGTTTTCCAGGAAAGCATTAAGATGATGCTGGCATATCTCAGCGCTGCCGATCTTTCCTTTGTATTGATTTCCTTTGGCGTTTCACTGATATCACATGGAAAGGTTAGTGTGCTTGCAGCGTCCGGTGGCATGTACCAGATCATTGCCGCATCGTTTTTAATAACAATGGCCTTTGCATCGTTGTTTATAATTTATAAAAAGACCGGAACAGAGATGATATACAGGCTTGGTGGCATAACAAGAAATGCGCCCTTCCTTGCAGGATTCACATTAATGGCATTTGTTGGCATACTTGGTCTTCCTGGTTTTACACCTTTTATAAGCGAGTTTTCCATAATTATATCATCGTTCCAGAGCATTGGCGCTTTTTCCATAATAATAGTTATAGGCCTTATGATAATAGCAGCCTCACTGATATGGGCAGCGCAGAGGGCTTTGTTTGGCCCTTATAACGAGAACCTTGGGTCCATTAAGGATCTAAATAAACCTGAGTTCCTTATACTCCTTGGCCTGTTTGCGCTGGCGGTTCTTTCCGGTATCTATCCGGATATATTTTTCAAAATAATAAGTATTTATGCGGGTGGTGTTATATGA
- a CDS encoding NADH-quinone oxidoreductase subunit 5 family protein → MNGDSYFFIFISPLIAAPLEYILSKYYKRIAGVLMSLAILASFILSILAYMQINSSGIIYKSYQWFYDINFGIYIDHLSAIMSLFVSFVALMVNLYAMYYMKDDPRKNLYFAEIGIFIFSMLGLTVSSNLAFFFFFWEIVGFMSYILIGFWYFKPNAASAAKKAFIVTRVGDVLFIVGIGVLFSGLANYVSSPLSIPFIIAHPHFILTRIGSFNLTLSTALILSGAIAKSAQFPLHVWLPDSMEGPTTVSALIHAATMVAAGIYLVARLFPLFDVTSGTMVAVAIIGSFTAIFAGILGTAMNDIKRILAYSTISQLAYMLAALGLGTFIGYTAVPLAMFQLVVHGIFKALLFMAAGAIMIMTLENRDIRYMGGLFKRMPATAILMLIGSITLAGIPPTAGFYSKDTIVSFAYLYYIRSGDIIPWLLLSLGEIFTALYIFRMYFKVFLGRPRSKLAERARDPKLVYLIPVMVLAVLSLILGIFQVPFYHYIYNNAYVYTPPILIDALPLIYVVIGIFIAYLVSIGRIRIQDSNIFSRIVRNKFYLDRLFTYYIAQDAFVSFSHGISYINKYFIIDTDKAFSKFINLGNAFRKIQAGLLNYYMIFMIGGIAIVFLIVEVVRII, encoded by the coding sequence ATGAATGGAGATTCATACTTTTTTATATTCATATCACCATTGATAGCGGCACCTTTGGAGTACATACTATCTAAATATTATAAAAGGATTGCAGGCGTTTTGATGTCCCTTGCAATTCTTGCATCCTTTATATTATCAATACTGGCATACATGCAGATAAATTCGTCTGGCATTATATACAAATCATACCAGTGGTTTTATGATATTAATTTTGGTATATACATAGATCATCTTTCTGCAATAATGTCGCTTTTTGTGTCTTTTGTTGCCCTTATGGTAAATTTATATGCAATGTACTATATGAAAGATGATCCAAGAAAGAACCTGTATTTCGCAGAGATAGGAATATTTATATTCTCAATGCTGGGCCTCACAGTATCATCAAATCTTGCATTTTTCTTCTTCTTCTGGGAAATAGTTGGATTTATGTCTTATATTTTAATAGGATTCTGGTATTTTAAGCCAAATGCAGCATCTGCCGCAAAAAAGGCATTTATTGTTACAAGGGTTGGCGATGTTTTATTCATCGTTGGAATTGGTGTCTTATTCTCTGGCCTTGCAAACTATGTTTCATCACCGTTAAGCATACCTTTTATAATAGCACATCCACATTTTATTCTAACAAGGATCGGTTCATTTAATTTAACGCTGTCAACGGCACTTATATTATCAGGTGCAATAGCAAAATCGGCACAGTTTCCATTGCATGTCTGGCTTCCTGATTCCATGGAGGGCCCCACAACGGTATCTGCGCTGATACATGCTGCAACAATGGTTGCGGCAGGCATATATCTTGTTGCAAGACTGTTCCCGCTCTTTGATGTGACATCCGGAACCATGGTGGCCGTTGCCATAATAGGCTCATTTACAGCAATATTTGCCGGAATACTTGGCACTGCAATGAATGATATAAAAAGAATACTTGCATATTCAACAATAAGCCAGCTTGCATACATGCTTGCGGCACTTGGCCTTGGAACATTTATTGGATATACAGCTGTGCCGCTTGCAATGTTCCAGCTTGTTGTACATGGTATATTCAAGGCATTATTGTTCATGGCTGCCGGTGCGATAATGATAATGACCCTTGAGAACCGTGATATAAGATACATGGGCGGTTTGTTTAAAAGGATGCCGGCAACTGCAATATTAATGCTTATAGGCTCCATAACGCTTGCAGGCATTCCGCCGACTGCAGGCTTCTATTCAAAGGATACAATAGTTTCATTTGCATATTTATATTACATAAGATCTGGAGATATAATCCCATGGCTTTTATTATCCCTTGGTGAGATATTCACGGCGCTTTACATATTTAGAATGTACTTTAAGGTCTTTCTTGGAAGGCCAAGGTCAAAGCTTGCAGAGCGTGCAAGGGACCCAAAGCTTGTATATTTAATACCTGTAATGGTTCTTGCAGTTCTTTCCTTAATACTTGGTATATTCCAGGTACCATTCTATCATTACATATATAACAATGCATACGTTTACACGCCGCCTATTTTAATAGATGCACTTCCATTGATATATGTGGTAATAGGTATATTTATAGCATACCTTGTATCAATCGGCAGAATAAGAATACAGGATAGCAATATATTCTCAAGAATTGTAAGAAACAAATTCTATCTTGATAGGTTATTTACATATTACATAGCACAGGATGCCTTTGTTTCATTCTCGCATGGAATTTCATACATAAACAAATATTTCATAATTGATACAGATAAAGCCTTTTCAAAATTCATAAACCTTGGAAATGCATTTAGAAAAATACAGGCAGGGCTTTTAAACTATTACATGATATTTATGATTGGTGGCATAGCCATAGTATTTCTCATAGTCGAGGTGGTGAGAATAATATGA
- a CDS encoding ABC transporter ATP-binding protein: MTSEDYQINQINEPSSRVPVLQAINISFSYENGYRVFQDVNLEAGEGKFVAIIGPSGIGKSTFLRILGGFLKPDSGYVKLMGKLVLKPIPEIALIHQSIVTFPWMTALENVMLSMKSKRIDQKTAEEKAREALARVGLEGFEDLYPKEMSGGMRQRVAIARAFAADPYVFLMDEPFAHLDELTAEGLRQDIYNILFSDNTLKSVVMVSHNLTEVLELADDIFILNGVPASVVGIVHVDMPRPRNPKTDEFNGYLDKLYNYLTPPRMKK, translated from the coding sequence ATGACCAGCGAGGATTACCAGATAAATCAGATAAACGAGCCGAGTTCAAGAGTCCCAGTGCTGCAGGCAATCAATATAAGCTTCTCATACGAAAACGGATATCGTGTCTTCCAGGATGTAAACCTCGAGGCCGGTGAGGGCAAGTTTGTCGCCATCATTGGCCCATCGGGAATTGGTAAATCAACGTTTTTAAGGATACTTGGTGGTTTTTTAAAGCCTGATTCAGGCTATGTAAAATTAATGGGCAAACTCGTTTTAAAGCCAATTCCTGAGATAGCATTAATACACCAGTCAATAGTTACGTTTCCATGGATGACCGCCCTGGAGAATGTAATGCTATCCATGAAATCAAAAAGAATCGATCAAAAAACTGCCGAGGAAAAGGCCAGGGAGGCCCTGGCAAGGGTGGGCCTTGAGGGCTTTGAAGATCTCTATCCAAAGGAGATGAGCGGTGGTATGCGCCAGCGGGTTGCAATAGCCAGGGCATTTGCCGCCGATCCTTATGTATTTCTTATGGATGAGCCATTTGCCCATCTTGATGAACTGACGGCCGAGGGATTAAGGCAGGATATCTATAATATACTTTTCAGCGATAACACCTTAAAATCCGTTGTTATGGTATCGCATAATCTTACAGAGGTTCTTGAGCTTGCAGATGACATATTCATACTTAATGGTGTGCCGGCATCTGTTGTTGGCATAGTCCATGTCGATATGCCAAGGCCGAGGAATCCAAAGACCGATGAATTTAATGGTTATCTTGATAAGCTTTACAATTATTTAACCCCGCCAAGGATGAAAAAATGA
- a CDS encoding ABC transporter permease subunit → MNPYLLIFLATGATTIRVLGLTLLSIVTGWFLAYGAIKSKYFENIYISVIEVFESVPVISFFPIVLVIFITRIGGPLGVELAADFLVFTAVVWNIWMAEYQAFKTVPREMEEVVDNIDLGFFGKLSKLYIPFSIPRIAANLFPSVSDGFFYITVSEVIEVGTHTYQTFGIGTLLTDFSNNIFLTEMSLLVMSFFVIATIAILREYTKRAVARYTLDTDAPIIRRGRLNTRQTSRIASVISKNPFSRLSSYYRYQNLDIEEKFEKLEKKKKYYRYVYIAIGLFILILLLYGSASLIISVKADQWFYLFSKTPEIIIYLAYDYARVATILLISLAIAIFLGYYLAVNKRAESVGIPIIQTLSAYPAPIYFPFVFIFTLPFISKFFGPYTDEFYVLAIGFISTFYYVFYSFWMGVKALPSEYWELMKNMNMGYFKKMRYIIIPAAFPYLISGISSTINSAWGGLMIGEYWPNIYGDKSLYVHTGLMKLIDVATANGNIELAAWASFIFSIVVVIYSILFTRKMMDLARKKYVAEEGIYAA, encoded by the coding sequence ATGAATCCTTACCTTTTAATATTTCTTGCAACCGGTGCAACAACCATAAGGGTCCTTGGCCTAACGTTATTATCAATAGTTACCGGCTGGTTCCTTGCATACGGTGCAATAAAAAGCAAATACTTTGAAAATATTTATATCTCGGTTATAGAGGTTTTTGAATCAGTGCCTGTTATATCCTTTTTCCCGATAGTTCTTGTGATATTCATAACAAGGATAGGCGGGCCACTTGGTGTTGAACTTGCCGCAGACTTTTTAGTTTTCACCGCGGTTGTCTGGAATATATGGATGGCTGAGTATCAGGCATTTAAAACAGTTCCAAGAGAGATGGAAGAGGTTGTTGATAATATCGATCTTGGATTTTTTGGAAAGCTTTCAAAGCTTTACATACCATTTTCAATACCAAGAATAGCCGCAAACCTGTTTCCAAGCGTTTCAGATGGCTTCTTTTATATAACTGTAAGTGAGGTCATTGAGGTAGGAACACACACATACCAGACATTCGGTATAGGAACACTTTTAACAGATTTTTCAAACAATATATTTTTAACAGAAATGTCACTTCTTGTAATGTCCTTCTTTGTTATAGCAACAATAGCAATTTTAAGGGAATACACAAAGAGGGCTGTTGCAAGGTATACCCTGGATACGGATGCACCAATAATAAGGCGTGGCAGATTAAACACAAGGCAGACATCAAGGATAGCATCCGTAATATCAAAGAATCCATTTTCAAGATTGTCTTCATATTATAGATACCAGAATCTCGATATAGAGGAAAAATTTGAAAAACTGGAAAAAAAGAAAAAGTATTACAGATACGTTTACATTGCCATTGGCCTGTTTATATTGATATTGCTGCTTTATGGCAGTGCATCATTAATAATATCTGTAAAGGCGGATCAGTGGTTCTACCTGTTTTCAAAAACACCTGAAATTATAATATACCTTGCATATGATTATGCCAGGGTTGCTACAATACTTTTAATATCTCTTGCTATAGCAATATTCCTTGGATACTATCTTGCCGTGAACAAAAGGGCAGAATCCGTCGGCATTCCAATAATACAGACGCTAAGTGCATATCCGGCACCGATTTATTTTCCGTTTGTTTTTATATTTACATTGCCATTCATATCAAAATTCTTTGGGCCATACACAGATGAATTCTATGTGCTTGCAATAGGCTTTATAAGCACATTCTACTATGTGTTTTACTCTTTCTGGATGGGTGTAAAGGCCCTGCCATCAGAATACTGGGAGTTAATGAAGAACATGAACATGGGATATTTCAAAAAAATGAGGTATATAATAATACCTGCTGCGTTTCCATATTTGATCAGCGGAATATCATCAACAATAAACAGTGCCTGGGGAGGCTTAATGATAGGCGAGTACTGGCCAAACATTTATGGTGATAAATCACTGTATGTCCATACAGGACTGATGAAGCTCATAGATGTGGCAACGGCAAATGGAAACATAGAGCTTGCAGCATGGGCATCATTTATCTTTTCAATAGTTGTTGTTATCTATTCAATATTATTCACCAGGAAGATGATGGACCTTGCAAGGAAAAAGTACGTTGCCGAGGAGGGCATCTACGCCGCATAA
- a CDS encoding AAA-associated domain-containing protein: MPDVIDPNARIADLVGILYVMNNIFDGKTDLYQLEKEMEVDIDDLMPIVYTASRLGLIDAESGDISISEKGIEYIKSGIIQRKKIIKDSLKDVEPFKTAISLGSFNLEDLNEALIKNGVQTFNNPSGIHDLEIILIEWGVYSGMIKKTDDGFEINI; the protein is encoded by the coding sequence ATGCCAGATGTAATAGATCCAAATGCCAGAATAGCGGACCTTGTTGGTATACTATATGTAATGAACAACATTTTTGATGGAAAAACAGATCTTTATCAGCTGGAAAAGGAGATGGAAGTTGATATAGATGACCTGATGCCAATAGTTTACACTGCATCAAGGCTTGGCCTTATAGATGCAGAGTCAGGTGATATATCAATATCCGAGAAGGGTATAGAATACATAAAATCCGGAATCATTCAAAGGAAAAAGATTATAAAGGATTCTTTAAAGGATGTTGAGCCATTCAAGACCGCAATATCACTTGGCTCATTTAATCTGGAAGATCTAAATGAGGCCCTTATAAAAAACGGTGTTCAAACATTTAATAATCCATCTGGAATACATGATCTTGAGATCATACTGATAGAATGGGGTGTTTATTCAGGTATGATAAAAAAGACTGATGACGGTTTTGAAATAAATATCTAG
- a CDS encoding ABC transporter ATP-binding protein — MEYKLELVDVCKSYGSKKVLDNLNLKVPAGEFLVILGPSGTGKSTLLRTIVGIEDIDSGKIIVNGEDVTRRPPNKRNISMVFQNYALYPNMNVFKNIAFPLKMAGVPRDKIREKVESVARLLKIDAELNNRVTRLSGGQKQRVAIARALVRDPQLFLLDEPLSNIDARVRYTSRQELKRLQKELNYTFIYVTHDQAEASNIADRVAVLHNGIIEQIGTYEELYNRPVNTWVGDFIGNFPMNFIDGSELGYNEKIIGFRPTWVNEDSNDIEVEVSLIDIEESNYFIHCIYKDRNIVFQSRNKYNVGDRIKIGLKRFNVYDNGVLKEIINEEAIN; from the coding sequence GTGGAGTATAAACTTGAGCTTGTTGATGTTTGTAAATCATATGGCAGTAAAAAGGTGCTTGATAATCTAAATTTGAAGGTTCCGGCCGGTGAGTTCCTTGTTATACTTGGGCCATCAGGTACTGGCAAATCAACGCTGCTAAGAACCATAGTTGGAATAGAGGATATAGATAGCGGGAAGATTATAGTGAATGGCGAGGATGTAACAAGAAGACCACCGAATAAGAGGAACATATCCATGGTTTTTCAGAACTATGCACTGTATCCAAATATGAACGTGTTCAAAAACATTGCATTCCCATTGAAGATGGCCGGCGTTCCAAGGGATAAAATAAGGGAGAAGGTTGAGAGTGTTGCAAGACTTTTAAAAATAGATGCAGAGCTTAATAACAGGGTCACAAGATTAAGCGGTGGCCAGAAGCAGCGGGTTGCAATAGCCAGGGCACTTGTGCGTGACCCACAACTGTTCCTGCTGGATGAGCCTTTAAGCAACATTGATGCCAGGGTAAGATACACATCAAGGCAGGAGCTAAAAAGGCTTCAGAAGGAGCTAAATTACACATTTATATATGTAACACATGACCAGGCCGAGGCATCAAACATAGCAGACAGAGTGGCCGTTCTGCACAACGGTATTATAGAGCAGATAGGAACCTATGAGGAATTATATAACAGACCGGTCAATACATGGGTTGGGGATTTTATAGGCAACTTCCCAATGAACTTCATTGATGGCTCTGAACTCGGTTACAATGAAAAAATCATAGGCTTCAGACCAACCTGGGTAAATGAGGATTCAAATGACATAGAGGTTGAGGTCTCTTTGATAGATATAGAGGAATCAAATTATTTTATACATTGTATATACAAGGACAGAAACATAGTTTTTCAATCAAGGAACAAATACAACGTTGGTGACAGGATAAAAATAGGTCTTAAAAGGTTTAACGTCTATGATAATGGAGTTCTTAAGGAGATAATAAATGAGGAGGCAATAAACTAG
- a CDS encoding carbohydrate ABC transporter permease, with protein sequence MKSKNIGSYIIAIILSIIFIYPLYVLILITFEPTYLTFDRLYPYQLPVVFTLSNLEVSFRNLSLVYPVIRSTEVAFIVAFLALLLSIPAGYGLEKLTARLSNRIIILMFVVNMMPALVIAIPISVYFIRLGLENTVIGIALAQELVVLPISVFIMLGGFRSLPQDIENQALVDGATLKSAFARVLLPLIRVPALVTFLIAWMTSWDEFTYAVIISPVRPTFPVDLYDYVSRGEPFVASSFALIVTIPVIIVTVVLQKYLKGEYLSGGLGGV encoded by the coding sequence ATGAAAAGTAAGAACATTGGATCTTATATAATCGCCATAATATTATCGATTATATTTATATATCCATTATATGTATTAATATTAATAACTTTTGAGCCGACATATTTAACATTTGATAGGTTATATCCATACCAGCTGCCGGTAGTTTTCACACTGTCAAATCTGGAGGTTTCGTTTAGAAATTTAAGCCTTGTTTATCCTGTAATAAGAAGCACTGAGGTTGCATTTATAGTTGCATTCCTTGCATTGCTATTATCGATACCGGCTGGATACGGCCTGGAAAAGCTTACAGCAAGGCTTTCAAACAGGATAATAATATTAATGTTCGTTGTAAACATGATGCCGGCCCTTGTTATAGCCATACCGATATCGGTATATTTTATAAGGCTTGGCCTTGAAAACACGGTAATAGGCATAGCACTTGCACAGGAGCTTGTTGTTTTACCAATATCTGTTTTTATAATGCTTGGTGGCTTCAGATCACTGCCACAGGATATTGAAAACCAGGCCCTTGTGGATGGTGCGACATTAAAAAGCGCATTTGCAAGAGTTTTATTACCGTTAATAAGGGTTCCTGCGCTTGTTACATTTTTAATCGCCTGGATGACATCATGGGATGAATTCACATATGCGGTTATAATATCACCCGTAAGGCCGACATTTCCGGTTGATCTATACGACTATGTTAGCAGGGGAGAGCCCTTCGTTGCATCTTCTTTTGCATTGATAGTAACGATACCTGTTATAATTGTTACTGTTGTGCTTCAGAAATACCTGAAGGGAGAATATTTAAGTGGTGGTTTAGGTGGAGTATAA
- a CDS encoding carbohydrate ABC transporter permease encodes MRIGRYKYLLFVLPALVYVLVFSFFPAASVVYLSFKSHGNFTLSNYQGIIKSDLAGAIGDTLIVSIGALFIQLFFAILIANILIKSLKGNKVFSTIFIIPYGISTVVAAFVFSLILSPLGGFANSTLVSLGLKPVDWYSNYYSELGVVMFSDFWKNTPLVALILYGGLSGIPPSISEAASVDGAGPFRRFIYITLPNLAPYIAIALLIRGVSEFNIFALPLVLIGYYPPLMNTLVYEFFTTPATTPYAYAAATILLIIILVFAFIIIKLGGASRYEK; translated from the coding sequence ATGAGGATTGGACGGTATAAGTACCTGCTCTTTGTGCTACCAGCACTTGTTTATGTTCTTGTTTTTTCATTTTTCCCGGCAGCGTCAGTTGTTTATCTAAGCTTTAAATCTCATGGTAACTTCACATTGAGCAATTACCAGGGGATAATAAAAAGCGATCTTGCCGGTGCAATAGGTGACACTTTAATTGTAAGTATCGGTGCACTTTTCATTCAATTGTTTTTTGCAATACTCATAGCCAATATATTAATAAAATCACTTAAAGGAAACAAGGTATTCTCAACAATTTTCATAATACCATATGGTATATCCACTGTGGTTGCCGCCTTTGTGTTCTCTTTAATATTGAGTCCACTTGGAGGCTTTGCCAATTCAACTCTTGTTTCCCTTGGATTAAAACCGGTGGACTGGTATTCAAATTACTATTCAGAACTTGGTGTTGTAATGTTTTCTGATTTCTGGAAAAACACACCGCTTGTTGCATTGATATTATACGGCGGTCTTTCCGGAATACCTCCATCCATAAGCGAGGCTGCAAGCGTTGACGGTGCAGGTCCATTCAGGAGATTTATCTATATAACGCTTCCAAACCTTGCTCCTTATATAGCAATAGCGCTTTTGATAAGGGGTGTAAGCGAGTTTAATATATTTGCACTTCCACTGGTATTAATAGGCTACTATCCACCTTTAATGAACACACTGGTCTATGAATTCTTTACAACCCCTGCAACGACGCCGTATGCATACGCAGCCGCAACAATACTATTGATAATTATACTTGTGTTTGCATTTATAATAATAAAGCTTGGAGGTGCATCCAGATATGAAAAGTAA
- a CDS encoding ABC transporter substrate-binding protein codes for MAKNKIIAIVAIVIVIIVIGSVIAYEYPRIAPKPAQKYELAVYPGPSGPVNADHILGGCVLAIADTAHLSSAKMAAEEQFMAYMLSPPVQYDCMKATGFIPISSSDISNYHVPDIYSRSNATVTIDYYTSISITDYKAFTQKAISNFEGLYPNIIIKPTDIAATSIVSTVEADVKAASTTPIVMSIDNLDVGILAYGGYLVNLKNVVSEVTPSNVITSIVKLTNDEANIFGGSVPFITQIINTPLVWINYSALKSAGITSMPATYKQMLQDAKILYKKYGRGMVNMQGHGGASTATELYQILVQFGGNPVVFNNTGDIQGMYCLYNLSKYFSPEYKTSYWATYKGLASNKYAVMDYQWPGSVNLTALGMKYNATGSHSIVNISLQALSEGVFIRDPVSWISEWQVIMDSAFVKIIESGTPQNYTTIAHVLSDANAQMYSYLQSHYNNTVAKEYENGYFKPIVV; via the coding sequence ATGGCAAAAAATAAGATTATAGCAATAGTAGCCATAGTTATAGTAATAATTGTAATTGGCTCTGTTATCGCATATGAATATCCAAGGATAGCACCAAAGCCTGCACAGAAGTACGAGCTTGCCGTTTATCCGGGGCCGTCAGGTCCTGTTAATGCAGATCATATACTTGGAGGCTGCGTTCTGGCAATAGCTGATACTGCACATTTATCATCAGCAAAGATGGCTGCAGAGGAGCAGTTCATGGCATACATGCTTTCACCACCGGTTCAGTATGACTGCATGAAGGCAACAGGCTTTATACCAATAAGCAGCTCTGACATTTCAAATTACCATGTGCCTGATATATATTCAAGATCAAATGCAACAGTAACAATAGATTACTACACAAGCATATCAATAACAGATTACAAGGCCTTTACACAGAAGGCAATAAGCAACTTCGAGGGTCTTTATCCAAACATAATTATAAAGCCAACTGACATAGCAGCAACAAGTATAGTTTCCACAGTTGAGGCCGATGTAAAGGCAGCATCAACAACACCGATAGTAATGAGCATTGACAATCTCGACGTTGGAATACTTGCATATGGTGGATACCTTGTAAATCTTAAAAATGTTGTAAGTGAGGTAACACCATCGAACGTTATAACATCAATAGTAAAGCTTACAAACGATGAGGCAAACATATTTGGTGGCAGCGTCCCATTCATAACGCAGATAATAAACACACCACTGGTCTGGATAAACTACAGTGCATTAAAGAGCGCAGGAATAACAAGCATGCCGGCAACATACAAGCAGATGCTTCAGGATGCAAAGATACTTTACAAGAAGTACGGCCGTGGCATGGTAAACATGCAGGGTCATGGTGGTGCCAGCACCGCAACTGAGCTTTATCAGATACTGGTGCAGTTCGGTGGAAACCCGGTAGTTTTCAACAATACCGGTGATATCCAGGGTATGTACTGCCTTTACAATCTTAGCAAGTATTTCAGCCCTGAATATAAGACATCATACTGGGCAACATACAAGGGCCTTGCATCAAACAAGTATGCGGTTATGGATTACCAGTGGCCCGGCTCAGTCAATTTAACAGCACTTGGCATGAAGTACAATGCAACAGGCTCACATTCAATAGTAAACATATCATTACAGGCACTTTCAGAGGGTGTCTTCATAAGGGACCCGGTGTCATGGATAAGCGAGTGGCAGGTTATAATGGATTCGGCCTTTGTCAAAATCATAGAGAGCGGTACACCGCAGAACTATACAACAATAGCACATGTACTCTCAGACGCAAATGCACAGATGTACAGCTACCTCCAGTCACATTACAATAATACTGTTGCAAAAGAATACGAAAACGGATACTTCAAGCCAATAGTTGTTTAA